The genomic stretch GCGGCTGGGGCGATGGGGGTGATTTTGAATCGCCCGCTGGGTATGAATGTGCAAACGCTGTTCGAGCAAATCGAGCTGGAATTGCATCGCCCTGACGTCGCCGATTTACCAGTGCATTTTGGCGGGCCGGTGCAAACCGATCGCGGTTTTATTTTGCACTCGCCGCTCGGTAGTTGGCAGGCATCGCTGGCGGTGACCGATGTATTGGGCTTGACCACGTCGCGCGATATTCTAAACGCCGTTGGCGAAGGCGCGGGCCCTGAGCAGATGTTTGTTGCGCTGGGTTTTGCCGGCTGGGAAGCGGGGCAGTTGGAAAAAGAAATCGCCGAAAATTCTTGGCTGACGGTGCCGATGGAAGATATGAAAATCCTGTTTGAAGTGCCGTCGGATGAGCGATATGAGGCGGCGCTGGCACTGCTGGGGATTGATGTGGCGATGTTATCTAAAGACGCAGGCCACGCATGAAATTGGCGCGCTTTGCTACTGCGCCAGCGCTAGACTTTGTCGTGCGCTGCTCGACCTCCTCATGGACATTAGTCCATTGCGGGCTCTGCGCTGCTACTTCGCGTCTAGCACTGGCTCGCTACGCAAATCGCCTCCAATTTCTATACCTTCAGGCATCGTACGCATGAGCACAATACTGGGTTTTGATTTTGGCGAGGTGCGCATCGGCGTGTCTATGGGCTCGACCGAATTGGGGATTGCGCATCCGCTCGAAACGATTGCGTTTGAAGAGAACGATAAAAAGTTCGCGCGCATCGAGGCCTTAATTAAGGAATGGCAGCCCAGCGCGCTGGTCGTTGGTCTGCCCGCGCATTTGAATGGCGAAGAACATGAAATGAGCCGCCTAGCGCGTAAATTTGCCAAC from Chitinibacter sp. SCUT-21 encodes the following:
- a CDS encoding YqgE/AlgH family protein, whose translation is MENTAEMNLARHFLVAMPNLTDPIFARSLILICEHTAAGAMGVILNRPLGMNVQTLFEQIELELHRPDVADLPVHFGGPVQTDRGFILHSPLGSWQASLAVTDVLGLTTSRDILNAVGEGAGPEQMFVALGFAGWEAGQLEKEIAENSWLTVPMEDMKILFEVPSDERYEAALALLGIDVAMLSKDAGHA
- the ruvX gene encoding Holliday junction resolvase RuvX; this translates as MSTILGFDFGEVRIGVSMGSTELGIAHPLETIAFEENDKKFARIEALIKEWQPSALVVGLPAHLNGEEHEMSRLARKFANRLKGRFGLAVSLVDERLSSAGATQALNEIGLRGRKQKPALDQVAAMQILQSYFDGVGVITE